One window of Candidatus Methylacidiphilales bacterium genomic DNA carries:
- a CDS encoding UDP-2,3-diacylglucosamine diphosphatase translates to MAHYRTAWISDIHLGTRGSKAGAVLDFLRDHEFDTLYLVGDIIDIWALRRGIFWPQEHNDVIQKLLRKSRKGTHLIYIPGNHDEFVYNFLGQFGDIHIQKHAIHETADGRKILVIHGHELDTVIQNIGWLAHVGDFGYQILLQLNGFINFFRRLVGRDYWSLSAYVKNEVKNVVSFIGNFEVAVAHYARSYNATAILCGHIHRAAIRKIGNVEYYNSGDWVESCTALVEDFSGKIELLQFEPSVKPRTQHEPDPVALEELAEV, encoded by the coding sequence ATGGCACACTATCGAACCGCTTGGATTTCAGATATTCACCTCGGCACCCGGGGCAGCAAGGCTGGCGCCGTCCTTGATTTTTTAAGAGACCACGAGTTCGACACCCTCTACCTCGTTGGCGACATCATCGATATTTGGGCCTTGCGCCGCGGGATTTTCTGGCCGCAGGAGCATAACGACGTCATCCAAAAGCTGCTGCGCAAATCCCGCAAAGGCACCCATCTCATTTACATCCCCGGCAACCATGACGAGTTCGTGTACAATTTCCTCGGCCAGTTCGGCGATATCCACATCCAAAAGCATGCCATTCACGAAACAGCCGATGGACGCAAGATCCTGGTCATCCATGGACATGAACTGGATACGGTCATCCAAAACATCGGATGGCTGGCGCATGTGGGCGATTTTGGATACCAGATTTTGCTGCAGCTCAACGGGTTCATCAATTTCTTCAGGCGTCTGGTCGGACGCGACTACTGGTCGTTAAGCGCCTATGTTAAAAACGAGGTGAAGAATGTGGTCAGCTTCATCGGCAACTTTGAAGTGGCTGTCGCGCATTATGCCCGCAGTTACAATGCAACCGCGATCCTCTGCGGCCACATTCACCGCGCCGCCATCCGGAAAATCGGCAATGTGGAGTATTATAATTCCGGCGACTGGGTTGAGAGTTGTACCGCGCTGGTGGAGGATTTTTCAGGAAAAATCGAACTGCTGCAATTCGAGCCCAGCGTAAAGCCCAGAACCCAA